A window from Dioscorea cayenensis subsp. rotundata cultivar TDr96_F1 chromosome 10, TDr96_F1_v2_PseudoChromosome.rev07_lg8_w22 25.fasta, whole genome shotgun sequence encodes these proteins:
- the LOC120270684 gene encoding BTB/POZ domain-containing protein At1g67900 isoform X2: MKFMKLGTRPDTFFTTEAIRSVSSEVTTDLKIQVQNSLYLLHKFPLLSKCQLLQKLVAETKNSSSDIVLHLPDIPGGAEAFEQCAKFCYSITITLSALNIVSVRCAAEYLGMTEEVDRGNLVSKLDVFLKSCILHRWKDTLVVLQSTKQYPELSEKLRITSQCIEAIASMIINKRPTGKGWWAEDIAQLGIDLYWRIMVAVKSSGSVPDKVIGGALKVYACKWLPTVQRKQVPEINSSCMGSFQEITSKHRLILERIVSLLPMDKGSVSCSFLLKLLKSGNILNSSSSSKMELVRKVGMQLDEATVTDLLIPSLSYNDETLYDVDLVISILEEFMLQGQSPRTSPTRGKFGGIERRRRSRSAEDIDFEGVQENSRRSSSASHGSKLRVAKLIDGYLQEIAKDANLPMEKVIALAEAVPDFARQDHDDLYRVIDTYLRAHQDLDKSERKRLCRILNCKKLSVEACMHAAQNELLPLRMVVQVLFFEQTRAAMNGGEVTELPQSLKALLAKTNYVDQGNKRTNKMPNISNAESFDDDWSMPGFKTPRSKLATLKMKLAEADNDVEEDVMQCDSLGRSGSSRFKSICSIPSKPKRILSKLWAMNRSVSERN; the protein is encoded by the exons ATGAAGTTCATGAAACTGGGGACAAGGCCAGACACTTTCTTCACAACTGAAGCCATAAG gTCTGTGTCTTCTGAAGTCACTACAGACCTCAAAATTCAGGTCCAAAACAGTCTCTATTTGCTACACAAG TTCCCGCTGCTCTCCAAATGCCAACTCTTGCAGAAACTGGTTGCGGAAACAAAGAATTCATCATCTGATATAGTGCTTCATCTTCCAGACATTCCTGGTGGCGCAGAAGCCTTTGAGCAATGTGCAAAGTTCTGCTACTCAATCACCATAACTTTGAGTGCACTAAACATTGTGTCTGTCCGTTGTGCTGCTGAGTATCTTGGCATGACCGAAGAGGTTGACAGAGGCAATCTCGTTTCGAAACTCGATGTGTTTCTCAAATCCTGCATTTTACATCGCTGGAAAGACACACTGGTGGTACTGCAAAGCACTAAACAGTATCCTGAGCTATCAGAGAAACTGAGAATCACAAGCCAATGCATTGAAGCCATTGCCTCAATGATCATTAACAAGAGGCCAACAGGCAAAGGGTGGTGGGCAGAGGACATTGCTCAATTGGGAATAGACCTTTATTGGAGGATCATGGTGGCTGTCAAGTCTTCAGGGAGTGTTCCAGATAAAGTTATAGGTGGAGCATTGAAGGTTTATGCTTGTAAATGGTTGCCCACTGTGCAAAGGAAGCAAGTGCCAGAGATTAATTCTTCATGCATGGGATCATTCCAAGAGATCACTTCAAAACACAGGTTGATTCTGGAGAGAATTGTGAGCTTGCTTCCAATGGACAAAGGGTCTGTTTCTTGTAGTTTTCTGCTGAAACTTCTCAAGTCCGGGAACATACTCaattcttcatcatcttcaaagaTGGAGTTGGTGAGGAAAGTTGGCATGCAGCTTGATGAGGCAACTGTTACTGATCTTTTAATCCCTTCTCTTTCTTATAATGATGAGACTTTATATGATGTGGACTTAGTTATTAGTATTTTGGAGGAGTTTATGCTTCAAGGACAGAGTCCTAGGACTAGTCCTACAAGAGGGAAGTTTGGGGGGATTGAGAGGAGAAGGAGATCAAGGTCAGCAGAGGACATTGATTTTGAAGGTGTTCAAGAAAATAGCAGAAGATCATCTTCTGCTTCTCATGGGTCTAAATTGAGAGTGGCCAAGCTCATTGATGGTTATCTTCAAGAGATAGCGAAAGACGCTAATCTTCCAATGGAGAAGGTCATTGCTCTTGCCGAGGCTGTGCCAGACTTTGCAAGGCAGGATCATGATGATCTCTACCGTGTCATCGATACTTATCTCCGG GCGCACCAGGACTTGGACAAAAGTGAAAGAAAACGATTGTGTCGAATACTGAATTGTAAGAAACTCTCCGTCGAAGCTTGTATGCACGCCGCGCAGAACGAGTTGTTGCCATTGAGAATGGTGGTACAAGTTTTGTTTTTCGAGCAAACACGCGCGGCTATGAATGGAGGCGAGGTAACTGAGCTTCCTCAGAGTCTCAAGGCTTTGTTAGCGAAAACAAACTATGTAGATCAAGGTAATAAGAGAACAAATAAAATGCCAAACATTAGCAATGCTGAATCTTTTGATGATGATTGGAGCATGCCAGGGTTCAAAACCCCGAGATCGAAACTTGCTACGTTGAAAATGAAACTAGCTGAAGCAGACAATGATGTGGAGGAAGATGTTATGCAGTGCGACAGTTTAGGGAGGAGTGGTTCTTCCCGGTTCAAATCTATTTGCTCGATTCCTTCCAAACCTAAACGGATCCTTAGTAAATTATGGGCTATGAATCGAAGTGTAAGTGAAAGAAATTGA
- the LOC120270684 gene encoding BTB/POZ domain-containing protein At1g67900 isoform X3, translated as MKFMKLGTRPDTFFTTEAIRSVSSEVTTDLKIQVQNSLYLLHKFPLLSKCQLLQKLVAETKNSSSDIVLHLPDIPGGAEAFEQCAKFCYSITITLSALNIVSVRCAAEYLGMTEEVDRGNLVSKLDVFLKSCILHRWKDTLVVLQSTKQYPELSEKLRITSQCIEAIASMIINKRPTGKGWWAEDIAQLGIDLYWRIMVAVKSSGSVPDKVIGGALKVYACKWLPTVQRKQVPEINSSCMGSFQEITSKHRLILERIVSLLPMDKGSVSCSFLLKLLKSGNILNSSSSSKMELVRKVGMQLDEATVTDLLIPSLSYNDETLYDVDLVISILEEFMLQGQSPRTSPTRGKFGGIERRRRSRSAEDIDFEGVQENSRRSSSASHGSKLRVAKLIDGYLQEIAKDANLPMEKVIALAEAVPDFARQDHDDLYRVIDTYLRAHQDLDKSERKRLCRILNCKKLSVEACMHAAQNELLPLRMVVQVLFFEQTRAAMNGGEVTELPQSLKALLAKTNYVDQGFKTPRSKLATLKMKLAEADNDVEEDVMQCDSLGRSGSSRFKSICSIPSKPKRILSKLWAMNRSVILDLWCQC; from the exons ATGAAGTTCATGAAACTGGGGACAAGGCCAGACACTTTCTTCACAACTGAAGCCATAAG gTCTGTGTCTTCTGAAGTCACTACAGACCTCAAAATTCAGGTCCAAAACAGTCTCTATTTGCTACACAAG TTCCCGCTGCTCTCCAAATGCCAACTCTTGCAGAAACTGGTTGCGGAAACAAAGAATTCATCATCTGATATAGTGCTTCATCTTCCAGACATTCCTGGTGGCGCAGAAGCCTTTGAGCAATGTGCAAAGTTCTGCTACTCAATCACCATAACTTTGAGTGCACTAAACATTGTGTCTGTCCGTTGTGCTGCTGAGTATCTTGGCATGACCGAAGAGGTTGACAGAGGCAATCTCGTTTCGAAACTCGATGTGTTTCTCAAATCCTGCATTTTACATCGCTGGAAAGACACACTGGTGGTACTGCAAAGCACTAAACAGTATCCTGAGCTATCAGAGAAACTGAGAATCACAAGCCAATGCATTGAAGCCATTGCCTCAATGATCATTAACAAGAGGCCAACAGGCAAAGGGTGGTGGGCAGAGGACATTGCTCAATTGGGAATAGACCTTTATTGGAGGATCATGGTGGCTGTCAAGTCTTCAGGGAGTGTTCCAGATAAAGTTATAGGTGGAGCATTGAAGGTTTATGCTTGTAAATGGTTGCCCACTGTGCAAAGGAAGCAAGTGCCAGAGATTAATTCTTCATGCATGGGATCATTCCAAGAGATCACTTCAAAACACAGGTTGATTCTGGAGAGAATTGTGAGCTTGCTTCCAATGGACAAAGGGTCTGTTTCTTGTAGTTTTCTGCTGAAACTTCTCAAGTCCGGGAACATACTCaattcttcatcatcttcaaagaTGGAGTTGGTGAGGAAAGTTGGCATGCAGCTTGATGAGGCAACTGTTACTGATCTTTTAATCCCTTCTCTTTCTTATAATGATGAGACTTTATATGATGTGGACTTAGTTATTAGTATTTTGGAGGAGTTTATGCTTCAAGGACAGAGTCCTAGGACTAGTCCTACAAGAGGGAAGTTTGGGGGGATTGAGAGGAGAAGGAGATCAAGGTCAGCAGAGGACATTGATTTTGAAGGTGTTCAAGAAAATAGCAGAAGATCATCTTCTGCTTCTCATGGGTCTAAATTGAGAGTGGCCAAGCTCATTGATGGTTATCTTCAAGAGATAGCGAAAGACGCTAATCTTCCAATGGAGAAGGTCATTGCTCTTGCCGAGGCTGTGCCAGACTTTGCAAGGCAGGATCATGATGATCTCTACCGTGTCATCGATACTTATCTCCGG GCGCACCAGGACTTGGACAAAAGTGAAAGAAAACGATTGTGTCGAATACTGAATTGTAAGAAACTCTCCGTCGAAGCTTGTATGCACGCCGCGCAGAACGAGTTGTTGCCATTGAGAATGGTGGTACAAGTTTTGTTTTTCGAGCAAACACGCGCGGCTATGAATGGAGGCGAGGTAACTGAGCTTCCTCAGAGTCTCAAGGCTTTGTTAGCGAAAACAAACTATGTAGATCAAG GGTTCAAAACCCCGAGATCGAAACTTGCTACGTTGAAAATGAAACTAGCTGAAGCAGACAATGATGTGGAGGAAGATGTTATGCAGTGCGACAGTTTAGGGAGGAGTGGTTCTTCCCGGTTCAAATCTATTTGCTCGATTCCTTCCAAACCTAAACGGATCCTTAGTAAATTATGGGCTATGAATCGAAGT GTGATACTTGATTTATGGTGTCAATGTTGA
- the LOC120270684 gene encoding BTB/POZ domain-containing protein At1g67900 isoform X1, which produces MKFMKLGTRPDTFFTTEAIRSVSSEVTTDLKIQVQNSLYLLHKFPLLSKCQLLQKLVAETKNSSSDIVLHLPDIPGGAEAFEQCAKFCYSITITLSALNIVSVRCAAEYLGMTEEVDRGNLVSKLDVFLKSCILHRWKDTLVVLQSTKQYPELSEKLRITSQCIEAIASMIINKRPTGKGWWAEDIAQLGIDLYWRIMVAVKSSGSVPDKVIGGALKVYACKWLPTVQRKQVPEINSSCMGSFQEITSKHRLILERIVSLLPMDKGSVSCSFLLKLLKSGNILNSSSSSKMELVRKVGMQLDEATVTDLLIPSLSYNDETLYDVDLVISILEEFMLQGQSPRTSPTRGKFGGIERRRRSRSAEDIDFEGVQENSRRSSSASHGSKLRVAKLIDGYLQEIAKDANLPMEKVIALAEAVPDFARQDHDDLYRVIDTYLRAHQDLDKSERKRLCRILNCKKLSVEACMHAAQNELLPLRMVVQVLFFEQTRAAMNGGEVTELPQSLKALLAKTNYVDQGNKRTNKMPNISNAESFDDDWSMPGFKTPRSKLATLKMKLAEADNDVEEDVMQCDSLGRSGSSRFKSICSIPSKPKRILSKLWAMNRSVILDLWCQC; this is translated from the exons ATGAAGTTCATGAAACTGGGGACAAGGCCAGACACTTTCTTCACAACTGAAGCCATAAG gTCTGTGTCTTCTGAAGTCACTACAGACCTCAAAATTCAGGTCCAAAACAGTCTCTATTTGCTACACAAG TTCCCGCTGCTCTCCAAATGCCAACTCTTGCAGAAACTGGTTGCGGAAACAAAGAATTCATCATCTGATATAGTGCTTCATCTTCCAGACATTCCTGGTGGCGCAGAAGCCTTTGAGCAATGTGCAAAGTTCTGCTACTCAATCACCATAACTTTGAGTGCACTAAACATTGTGTCTGTCCGTTGTGCTGCTGAGTATCTTGGCATGACCGAAGAGGTTGACAGAGGCAATCTCGTTTCGAAACTCGATGTGTTTCTCAAATCCTGCATTTTACATCGCTGGAAAGACACACTGGTGGTACTGCAAAGCACTAAACAGTATCCTGAGCTATCAGAGAAACTGAGAATCACAAGCCAATGCATTGAAGCCATTGCCTCAATGATCATTAACAAGAGGCCAACAGGCAAAGGGTGGTGGGCAGAGGACATTGCTCAATTGGGAATAGACCTTTATTGGAGGATCATGGTGGCTGTCAAGTCTTCAGGGAGTGTTCCAGATAAAGTTATAGGTGGAGCATTGAAGGTTTATGCTTGTAAATGGTTGCCCACTGTGCAAAGGAAGCAAGTGCCAGAGATTAATTCTTCATGCATGGGATCATTCCAAGAGATCACTTCAAAACACAGGTTGATTCTGGAGAGAATTGTGAGCTTGCTTCCAATGGACAAAGGGTCTGTTTCTTGTAGTTTTCTGCTGAAACTTCTCAAGTCCGGGAACATACTCaattcttcatcatcttcaaagaTGGAGTTGGTGAGGAAAGTTGGCATGCAGCTTGATGAGGCAACTGTTACTGATCTTTTAATCCCTTCTCTTTCTTATAATGATGAGACTTTATATGATGTGGACTTAGTTATTAGTATTTTGGAGGAGTTTATGCTTCAAGGACAGAGTCCTAGGACTAGTCCTACAAGAGGGAAGTTTGGGGGGATTGAGAGGAGAAGGAGATCAAGGTCAGCAGAGGACATTGATTTTGAAGGTGTTCAAGAAAATAGCAGAAGATCATCTTCTGCTTCTCATGGGTCTAAATTGAGAGTGGCCAAGCTCATTGATGGTTATCTTCAAGAGATAGCGAAAGACGCTAATCTTCCAATGGAGAAGGTCATTGCTCTTGCCGAGGCTGTGCCAGACTTTGCAAGGCAGGATCATGATGATCTCTACCGTGTCATCGATACTTATCTCCGG GCGCACCAGGACTTGGACAAAAGTGAAAGAAAACGATTGTGTCGAATACTGAATTGTAAGAAACTCTCCGTCGAAGCTTGTATGCACGCCGCGCAGAACGAGTTGTTGCCATTGAGAATGGTGGTACAAGTTTTGTTTTTCGAGCAAACACGCGCGGCTATGAATGGAGGCGAGGTAACTGAGCTTCCTCAGAGTCTCAAGGCTTTGTTAGCGAAAACAAACTATGTAGATCAAGGTAATAAGAGAACAAATAAAATGCCAAACATTAGCAATGCTGAATCTTTTGATGATGATTGGAGCATGCCAGGGTTCAAAACCCCGAGATCGAAACTTGCTACGTTGAAAATGAAACTAGCTGAAGCAGACAATGATGTGGAGGAAGATGTTATGCAGTGCGACAGTTTAGGGAGGAGTGGTTCTTCCCGGTTCAAATCTATTTGCTCGATTCCTTCCAAACCTAAACGGATCCTTAGTAAATTATGGGCTATGAATCGAAGT GTGATACTTGATTTATGGTGTCAATGTTGA